The Pomacea canaliculata isolate SZHN2017 linkage group LG14, ASM307304v1, whole genome shotgun sequence genomic sequence GTCTAAAGCACATTCATACTGTACAAAGGTTATGACGCCGTTTGAGCCGTTTTTATCTGGAGGTTATTTGTGTCGCTTCTAAGCCACCCTTAACACCACCCGGTATGCCCTACCCCGCTCTAAACATTTAGTAGCTCAATCGCCAACCATCTCAACTCACCCCCTCTCCATAATAAAAAAGTGTGACTGATAGTAGAGGGTGCGGTCAGGGCTTGGTGTTACCCAACAAAGTAGCAGGGAGTGTCCCCCACCCTGGGTTTAAACTCGGGTACATGCACAATCGTGTTTGGCTGATTTACTGCTTTCTGGGGAAGTCGTCTACTGGTGGAATCTTCTGAGCGGAAAAAATTGCCGCTGAACATGTCTGCTggtatgaaagaaaaaacaggaaaGCACAGTCGCCGACaagtgaaaaacagaaagaaaaccgaATTGAATGAAGTATAAAAATAGACGAACAGAAACACCGAGAACAGTGAGGACAGACATACAAGATCTCCTCCCCGTGCAAGTAGTCCTCACGAACACGTGACGGAAGATCAACGTGCAAGTAGTGGTCCTGCACTAAGGATGCCCGTTCATCTGCCAGCTCATCGACCGATGAAGACGATGAAGTCAGAGCTGAGACCACAGTAACACTTCTCTCGAGAGACAATGTGTGGAAGAGTCTGAGAGATATCTCGCCATTAGGCGTGCCCCTCAGCCCTCCccacttgtttatttgtaaagGTTGGCCATTTTTGTTCTGTAAATGTcacagacaaaacacaaaagataaaatgagAGACAGGGAAGAGGGAGTGCGACTTCGACAGAGTAAGAGAcaaggagggaaggagagataTCAAACGACAGTTTTTGTTACATTACACTCAGTACATCGCGCAAACCCTGTGTATCCTCCTGCTCCTTTGCAAACATGACTATAATAAAATGTGTACTTGTGTATTGATAGTTCACGACTATTGTGTAAATGTGTACTTGTATACAAATTGCATACTGTAACAAATACATGCCATTGTGTTTCCAAGCTTGTACACATGCGCGCACAAAATCTCGCAAATTCGCGTGcagacacacacccacacatccgACGAGAAGACTTCActtcgatttttcttttttctttttttttttctttttcttttttgaggacGAACTGACGTGTCTGCTGGCTGCGGCGAGCTGTACTTTgtacaaaaaagtaataattcCTGCTCGTCCCTGATCCTCCTCCCGTCTACCCGCCCCCGTGTCGCAAGGCCTGTATCACGGCGCCGCTCTTTCTCCACTTGAGAAGCTAATCACAGCCGACAGAGACCTTCCGCCTCGGCTTCTTTCTTCTCGTGAGTGGTGCAGCGGGCTGACGTCTTCACTGTCCTcgcatgcgtgtgtgcaatGAGTCTGGGAGGTTCTTTCACTCACAACACATTTCCTGTCTGACACCCATCACCGTCCACACATCCACCCCACGATGCCAGAAGAGAGATTTCACAAGAAGTCACACGCAGACTGGACCGTGGATGTGACATGTGGTGACTCACTTTACTGGAAACTACTGGAAAATGGAGGAGACCCACGCATTCTCTCAACATTACTAGTCACACTATCATGTTAGGAGGTCACGACCTCGGACTGACATCATGGCGAGACGCAGTatgacagaaaaagtaaaaggtGTTCAGTTGACACGATCAGAGTCACGCGGACAAAATTCAATCATCGAGCTTCTCTGATGAAACATAAATCAATCAAGTTTCCAGTTGTTTTGATCAGAGTCACGTGAAAACAAATTAGTAgagtaagtaaacaaatacCAGCGTCACAGTCACGAGAAAGCAAATTACTAAAATATCCAGTTGCCAGAATTGATGAGTTTGCTGCCTCCAGGCCTCAAGCCGCCCTCGtcaacgtcacgtgacagcaatGGCTGCAACCTTGACCCTGTGAGAGTGACGTGGGACGGAGAGCGTGACGTGAGCCAGACACGTGGTAGCCTCATCTACCCGCACGTCACCGCACCAGTCGCCTCACATCATCCGCTCATCTCAGGACTGGCGGTCTCGTCGTCTTCGGAAATTAAAgagatttttcaagaaaaggaaAGCTGCGCCAGACAGACACCTCGACAATAATTTACAGCCTCGACAATAATTTACAGCCTCGATAATAATTTACAACCTCGATAATAATTTATAACCTCGATAATAATTTACAACCTCGATAATAATTTACAGCCTCGATAATAATTTACAACCTCGACAATAATTTATAGCTTCAAAATATCTTTGGTGACATCTTATCTTCCAAGTTACAATACACACAGCTGTAAGCAGCTGTCCACGCCATGACGCAGACCAGGAAGCGAGATTGagagatatgtgtgtgtcctgtccaactgataacagtaaaataacagtaaaataacagtaaaataacagATGGAAGACCAAGGAGAGCAAGTTGTACTCTCACGTGCAAATAATGACAGTAACGTGGAAAACGCGTTTAGCTGCGCGCGAGAGTTTAATGATAGTGACAGTGGATGATGATACCAGAGCTAAACAGCTCGTAAACATGAAACCACGGGGGTGGACGATAAGATGCCCTCGAGCAAAACGTGGGAGTTACAAAGGATTTGCGAatccttattttaaaaaaagattaaaggaCGGGACTGAGCAGCTTTCGCTCGGCTTGTGACGGAGGGTCAGCGCTTGAGAAAAAGTGATTAGGGGGACCGCGGCCACACCCGCATTCCAGTCAGGTCCACCCGATGTTTTGTGACCTGCTGGTTTTCATCACCCTTATCATCACCTTATCGTTCCCGCGATCTTCAGGGGCCAACATCAGGAAGATTCCGGCCAGCTGGTAGGTGGGGTGAGTTGAACTCAGTTGAcgataagcttttttttttttttaactaagaACAGGGGTAAGTCAATCTGTCAGTCATCGATGGTAAAGCTATGCCCACCCACTGACCGTTGACCGTTAATTTGAAAGAGACTGCTGCTTATATAATGACGTCAATGTGTGCTGCAGCCAACGTTTGACACCTGTCCTGGACTACACACCTCtcttgtgtgcgcgtgcgttctAGGAATAGCTCGTCCCCGAGGTTCAACGATCGTTTTACAATCCATATAGTTGATCCAGTTACCCTTTTAACTGGAGGAATATTCATTTCAGGGAACTGATAGGGTCAATGATCTGTCCTCTCCATTGACGATGACTAGCCGTGTGGAGACAATATTCTGAAAGCCAACGGTCGTCAGGTGCCAGACGACTGCCGGTCACAAAGGTGCAGTGGAGCAACTGTCCAGGGCACTCAGTGCTCATGCAAGCCACTCCAGGCTACTAGGCTACCCCCGATGTTGGCAGGGGCCACGCCCACACGATCCACCCTGTTTTCCACTCGGGTAACCCTTCCTCTCCCTGCACGCAACCCGACGGACAGCCCCGGCACTTCCTCGTCGCCTCCCTGCTCTCTTCTGATTAATTTGTCTACTCGTCTGTTGCTCTGGTGCCACACTTACCACACCTACTTCATGATATACCCTGTCTACCCGTACTGCCCTAGCCCTATAACACCCGCCTTACAAGCTCCACAAGGTGTTCACACTTACAACTATGGAAGGTCCTCACTGGTCACTGCCAAGGTCCAAGGACCAGAGACTTCAGGCCAGCGAGTGGACAAACACCGTCCGACGGTTGTCCTGACCCCAGGTCAAGGTCGTGAACTGCCTGCACTAGCCACACGTGCGCCAAGATAAGAGATAATGTCACACGATGTAAACAACAATCCTAACGACTCTAACGCCTCTACGGCGAGTGCATGGCGAACCTTGGTGTTGTAAGGAGTGTGATGTACGAAAGTATAGTTGTTACAGAACACCACGTGCAccacgtgcacacaaacaccactTGCACCACAAGCACCACGTGCACCACACAAGCACCACAAGCACCACGTCTACTCGTTCTAAAAGCGACTTACCTTACCCCCTGATGACTGAGACATGGATGAACTCCCCTTCTCAACTGTCCAGGCTCGTTATTCCTTTACCATGCGATTCTTCTTCACACATGCAGACGCAAGTACCTCCAGTCCAACTGTCACAGAATTCCTTGCATTACTCCTAAGCGACATCCAAGACGACAGACTATTCCTGTGTGTGGCGATCTGCTCCCTGCAAACACCCAGACACATCAATTGTACCTTCGGCAGAATGAACTcccaagaaaatgaaactgttaGTCAAGATCCGTTCCTCGAAACACAGCAACTACAACATGCAATCCGAGACAAGAGACTTTACAAGCTGATCACGTCCTGCAACTTGATGCCTGTCACGGTGTGCAACACGACTCCTCGCCAAAGGTGTGGCATTCTGACGTGTGACATGTATCtcacctgctttttttttttttgtgccttcGTGTGGAGATAACTCCTAACAAAGCAGATTTACAACGTATGTGAACACATTCCTTCCAGAAGCAACACCTGTGAGCACAAGGTTTTACACCTGGGCGGTCACACCACACGGTGCTACGTCACTCCAGGACAGTTTACAGTCAAAGAGCGGCGTGGTATTGATTGCACGTGGACTGTCGGGGGGCTAATCACCGGACTACGTGCTGGTCACGGAGCAGGCAGCAGACGGCAACACGTGCAACCTCCAGGGTTGGGCACAACACGCCAGGGTGGGTGAGCTGCTCGCGCACCGCTACACTGCAGTCGGGTATGTTGCGATCGGGGTGGGTGGATTGGGGGTGGAATTGAAATTCCATGCCAGGAAAAAAGTCTACCCGGAGGACACACTTGGCAGTGTGGCCTAGATAAGAATTTCCGTGCAGTGGTGCGCTGCTATCTCTGGTCGGCGACGAAGAAAAACCGCGAATGCACTAGGAAGGGTCTTTGTCGGTCAAAGGTACATTTCTATGGGAACGCTGacttaggtcacgtgatctggcAAGTACCAGGTCGGGCGAGACTCACCATTCGTTTCTGCTGTAACTAATATGCTCTAAGCTGGTCAAAGttggtcaattttttttctcgaaattTCTGCCAACTAAAATGAATGTTTAATTCTATGCTAGGCCGTTTGCGATGATATAGAATAGCCTTTGACCTCTTGCCGAGTAGTTAATTGTGAATAAGGCTTGTGGATAGAGTGTGGGGAGCACCGCTCTCTCTGTtactctcttttacacacacacacacatttaaacacaTTGTTATACAAACACACTCCATCTCAGTGACACACATTCTCCcagacagagagacacacaggTCCCACACACAcgctacacacacactgagggTAGAAAGACAGCAGGTGTTCAGACAGCGGCCCCTCATTAAGCATACCTGTGAAGTATGACGGACAGACAGTTAAAAGGCCGTAAAGACGGTTGGCCTACAGCCCTGACACCTGGCGGCGGTGAGCAAGTGAACAAGTGAGCAAGTGTTGCATTTCTGTTCTAGCTACAAGCATTCATTGGAGCAGAGCCTTGAGGTCTAGCAATAATCACTGAAAATAAAGGCCAAGCATTtaagaaaaatcaaagattaTTTACAAAGCTTCCCTGGTTAGTCACTAGCGTGAACTGAGTGAACTCTGGCCTTCGGGAGATTAGGGCTCGCTagacaccccaccccaccccgcacACGATCGACACACTCATACATTCATTCCTTCCTTCACTAAGCGTTACTCTACCCCGCACACAATCGACACTCACACATTCCTTCCTTCACTGTAGCATAACAGACACAAtactgacacaaacattttcatgtttctagTTTTCTGAATTTCGCACTAAAGATGTTTTTTACTTGGAATTCGTACTTACAAGTTGTGGTACCGCTAATAAAAAAGTAGAGCAGAATAGATTTTTCCAAATATTGTTTATCACTGACAGGTGACAAATAAACCTGTATGAAGTTATTTGGTTCATTTAGTGTATTCCGTGCTCACCTGGCAGGTGTGGCGGTGTCAAGGGTGATCTCATGCCTGTGTACGAAGTCAGCCCGACCTGGACACACAAACAGGTTCAGTGGGTCCCACAAGCCGGCAACTGTATCACTGCATATGGCCAGGAGAGTGTTTTCTTGTAGCAAGCTCAAACAGGTGTTTACCTGCAGCACACCCAGCCAGGTGAGTGATGGCCACCTCCTTCCGCTTCTTTATCTCACTAGCTCCTTGATGAGGTCCGCATTTCGCCGTTTCTAACCTCACAGGTAATTACAGCTTCGactctcctcctttctctcttccattAACGTACACAGACGCGCGCAGACTAATTATAGaagtaaatacaaatgtttcgAGTGAAGCGAATGATGGAAGGGAGATAAGTCATTTACGTTCAGTTGTTTcaaagttacttcccttgtacgCCTGTTGGTTAATAATGTACTTGTTTACAGGGTACATGTTGGCAAACACGATTTTATTGAAACAGCATTGTTTTCCCTCGCCTGATATACTACTGCGTGTTTCGTTGATATTTTGGTAAACTGTTTCCCCGTGTTTGGATTTTACAACTTGCTCTAGTCGTGAGAACTGTTTTAAGCGGCCACCAAAAGTCCAGCAGACCGAAATattgaaacaaattaaataatgcCCGTTGTGTTGATTCTATGAAGGGACTGGAAGACTAGTTTCCGAAAACAATTTGCAGAGAACTTTTTTTGCAATATTGTTCTTCTAGCATTTTAGAAAACACCGCTTTGTATACAACTTGTACAAATTGTAGTCGGCATGGGGGGCTTCGAGTGCTTGGACTCTACCTGAGCGCAAACTTTCCCCTTAACCCCACTTCCCAACAACTACCCACCCGTAAACTTAAAAcgcaaataaatgtaaaagtcCAGGGCACTGGGTTGGAGGGGAAGCAACAACTGATGTAGATCGTcctttactgaaataaaaacataaagtgGAGGCtggttaatttatttattaggtATGTTTTCAggaacaaaaacattaataaacaaaGTTAATAACTTAACGGTCAgtcaagaaatgttttcagcACCAGACAAGACACTCAAACTGTAGTATTTTCCAGGTGGCGTTTGTGTTTTTCTATTTCCTGTGGAAACACCTGGCAGGCGTttgacaagggagacaactactgTACACAAGTTGAGTCCTCCAGGTGGCGCCAGGTGTTGGCAGGCTAGTGAAGCAGGAGCAAGTCTTGTGTATGCCAGCGATCCAGACTTACTAACGCCTGCGGGTGGGACACCTGTACAAAGATGACGTCACCAGCGTTCAGccttgctgacgtcatcaagaAGGAGGAGAGTCCATCGCAGTGTCTGCTGCTGACAGTTTGATTCCTTTTAGCCAGAGTTGTCTCCTGCTTATTCATGACGTCATAACGGCTCAGTTGGTGGATGACTGGCATGGCCGTCACTGCCTGCGGGAATGACGGAACGAAAGCTGTTACACACAAGTAGGTAGAAGGAATAAAACTGACCAGGCACGCTAACAAGCAGACAGATTACCGGGAATATGCTGAGCATGAACTGTGACCCTGACGACACTCGAGGGTGTGATGGTCCACCCTATGGCCTGACGCCTAATCTATAAGCTAGCAAACCAACAAGCgaaccaaccaactaaccaaccatCCAAAGAGCATTTCTCACCTGGCTGTCCGTTAGAGATCTGTTGTGCTGGAAGAAGAAGTTCACCGACGAGTGGACCCTGTAGGTTCCGTTGACAGAAGCCTCCAGGCCCCAGGTGAGTCTTTTGATGTCGCCCACAGTGACAGTCCTGTATGGTTCACTGCTGGGGGAGTTGCTGACTGCTAGCACTAAGGCATCGCCCGCCTTTCTGTCGCCTggatacagagaaagaaagctgtCACAATCTGGTCactaaaactgttttacagTCTGCTAGTCATAGAAAGAAACTTGTCACCTGTTTCTGATGGTCACATCACTACAGTCACACCAGAATGTCACTGTTACTGGTGGAATGTTCTCTTCTTGACTACAGTCTGCCGACCACTTCCTCTCCCCACAAACTTTAtttctcacacactctctctttctctctgcctcacaaagttctctctttctctctctcacacacactcacacacagacgaaTGTCATAGTCACAGAATAAGGTTATGACCTTAATGGTGGTCAGCGAAAGAAATACCAGAAAGGTAAACAGCCGCAGAACCTAGTGGCCAGAAGGTTAAGAGGTCTCAGAGAGCCAGAAGACCGCCGTAACTGACGGTTAGTCCTTCTGTAAGAAGTGAAAGGTAACCGGATCGAAGCTTGCAGGGCCTTGAGCCGAAAAATCATCCCAGCTCACCCAACAGGTAAGTCGATGATTAATCCTGGCCGTTACAAGttgaagttgtttacctgtGCTGCTCACTGCTTGAAGTCCAGTGACATGCCCCAGTGGCTTCCTGGAGTTGGTTGTAAACATGAGCCCGCTGACGTCCCCTGATTCCTCCGTCGTCTCAGAGAAGGTCCACTCTATACAGAAAATCATTAGGGAACTTTACAGACTGAGCAATGCGCCTTCTGAATATGCTTTTGAACTTCTGACAGCCGAGAGCAATGCCCTGGGTAGAATAAAGTTATTAACCTCTGGCATCCAAGTAATGGAGCTGACTAAAAAACTACTGTATCAAAGTTAGATGACAAAGCACTGAGCTTGACAGATCGTGTTTTGCTTTCATCACAGGGCGTCTTTCAGTAAACCGTTCACAACAACCGCCGTAGGTGTCCAACAAGCTGTATCAACTTTGTGTTTCTATATCAATTTGCTCAGAAGGTGGACACTTACTTTATACTGATTTTTGtactttctattttgtttttgttttcttttgctttttgtttttgtttttggttttttttttggggggttttttttttgttttgttttttttttgtgtgtgcacatatagTCTGGGAACTGTGGTCTTTTGGGTGATATACGAATTCTTCTAGTGGtgcgttgtcacgtgacaacctAGGTGTGGCAAAATACATAATAATGCTGGCACTTACCATTG encodes the following:
- the LOC112555273 gene encoding uncharacterized protein LOC112555273, whose translation is MQTSTSGHVSWPTNGVVHRSTFHKDFRPSHVIISACKQSSARVMVVVLVVFTFLALNVLSVVLPSMLTSRCRGSHVSGLEQGEVVAPLCMPCEDRMTSGVVTFDDADNGGKVCCPTSYFALVDMIDELYSDVLREKLSEKRDESDNEWTFSETTEESGDVSGLMFTTNSRKPLGHVTGLQAVSSTGDRKAGDALVLAVSNSPSSEPYRTVTVGDIKRLTWGLEASVNGTYRVHSSVNFFFQHNRSLTDSQAVTAMPVIHQLSRYDVMNKQETTLAKRNQTVSSRHCDGLSSFLMTSARLNAGDVIFVQVSHPQALVSLDRWHTQDLLLLH